A stretch of the Capsicum annuum cultivar UCD-10X-F1 chromosome 8, UCD10Xv1.1, whole genome shotgun sequence genome encodes the following:
- the LOC107838962 gene encoding probable ADP-ribosylation factor GTPase-activating protein AGD11 isoform X6, whose amino-acid sequence MSIHHQGNVDSNNVSGPRHRLQRLLSESGNTFCADCGSPDPKWVSLSLGVFICIKCSGVHRSLGVHISKVLSVKLDEWTNDQVDGMIEMGGNTVANTKYEAAIPDSYRKPRPESSIEERTDFIRRKYELQQFLNSDVQMICPFPPSSSSHCNSLSLSCSLALDKRHCDKQSTGHRIHGIGHAFRNSWRRKESEHRSTKKSNSMAGMVEFIGLIKVNVVRGTNLAVRDVVTSDPYVILSLGSQLVYDKDTFTTDDFMGEAEIDIQPLVTAAKASENSTFSESMPLGKWKASKDNTLVKDGIISLMDGKVKQEITVKLQNVERGVLEIELECVPLTQ is encoded by the exons ATGTCCATTCATCATCAGGGAAATGTTGACAGCAATAATGTTTCAG GTCCTCGACATAGACTACAGAGGTTGTTGAGTGAATCTGGCAATACATTCTGTGCAGATTGTGGATCTCCAGATCCAAAATGGGT ATCTTTAAGTCTTGGAGTTTTTATATGTATCAAGTGCTCCGGAGTACATCGAAGCCTTGGAGTGCACATATCAAAG GTTTTATCAGTGAAGCTCGACGAGTGGACAAACGACCAGGTTGATGGTATGATAGAGATGGGTGGAAATACTGTAGCAAATACGAAGTACGAGGCTGCCATTCCTGATAGTTACAGGAAGCCCAGACCTGAGTCATCTATAGAAGAGCGTACTGACTTTATCAG GAGAAAATATGAGCTGCAGCAATTTCTAAACTCTGATGTACAGATGATCTGCCCCTTCCCACCATCATCATCCTCACACTGCAATTCTTTAAGCCTTTCTTGTAGTTTGGCCCTGGATAAAAGGCATTGTGATAAGCAATCCACTGGGCATCGCATCCATGGGATAGGGCATGCATTTCGCAATAGCTGGAGAAGAAAAGAATCTGAACACAGGAGCACCAAGAAAAGTAACTCAATG GCAGGTATGGTTGAGTTTATAGGATTGATAAAAGTCAATGTTGTGAGAGGGACCAACCTAGCTGTCCGTGATGTGGTAACAAGTGATCCTTACGTAATTCTCTCCTTGGGAAGCCAG CTTGTCTATGACAAGGATACATTTACAACAGACGACTTCATGGGGGAAGCTGAGATTGATATCCAGCCCCTCGTTACCGCAGCAAAAGCATCTGAAAATTCAACATTTTCTGAATCAATGCCGCTTGGGAAATGGAAAGCAAGCAAAGACAACACTCTAGTTAAAGATGGCATTATCAGTCTAATGGATGGAAAGGTGAAACAGGAGATCACCGTGAAGCTTCAGAATGTTGAAAGAGGAGTACTTGAGATTGAGCTTGAATGTGTTCCTCTCACACAATAG
- the LOC107838962 gene encoding probable ADP-ribosylation factor GTPase-activating protein AGD11 isoform X3, protein MSIHHQGNVDSNNVSGPRHRLQRLLSESGNTFCADCGSPDPKWVSLSLGVFICIKCSGVHRSLGVHISKVLSVKLDEWTNDQVDGMIEMGGNTVANTKYEAAIPDSYRKPRPESSIEERTDFIRRKYELQQFLNSDVQMICPFPPSSSSHCNSLSLSCSLALDKRHCDKQSTGHRIHGIGHAFRNSWRRKESEHRSTKKSNSMAGMVEFIGLIKVNVVRGTNLAVRDVVTSDPYVILSLGSQSVKTRVIKNNLNPVWNEKLMLSIPENVPSLKVLVYDKDTFTTDDFMGEAEIDIQPLVTAAKASENSTFSESMPLGKWKASKDNTLVKDGIISLMDGKVKQEITVKLQNVERGVLEIELECVPLTQ, encoded by the exons ATGTCCATTCATCATCAGGGAAATGTTGACAGCAATAATGTTTCAG GTCCTCGACATAGACTACAGAGGTTGTTGAGTGAATCTGGCAATACATTCTGTGCAGATTGTGGATCTCCAGATCCAAAATGGGT ATCTTTAAGTCTTGGAGTTTTTATATGTATCAAGTGCTCCGGAGTACATCGAAGCCTTGGAGTGCACATATCAAAG GTTTTATCAGTGAAGCTCGACGAGTGGACAAACGACCAGGTTGATGGTATGATAGAGATGGGTGGAAATACTGTAGCAAATACGAAGTACGAGGCTGCCATTCCTGATAGTTACAGGAAGCCCAGACCTGAGTCATCTATAGAAGAGCGTACTGACTTTATCAG GAGAAAATATGAGCTGCAGCAATTTCTAAACTCTGATGTACAGATGATCTGCCCCTTCCCACCATCATCATCCTCACACTGCAATTCTTTAAGCCTTTCTTGTAGTTTGGCCCTGGATAAAAGGCATTGTGATAAGCAATCCACTGGGCATCGCATCCATGGGATAGGGCATGCATTTCGCAATAGCTGGAGAAGAAAAGAATCTGAACACAGGAGCACCAAGAAAAGTAACTCAATG GCAGGTATGGTTGAGTTTATAGGATTGATAAAAGTCAATGTTGTGAGAGGGACCAACCTAGCTGTCCGTGATGTGGTAACAAGTGATCCTTACGTAATTCTCTCCTTGGGAAGCCAG TCAGTCAAGACACGTGTTATAAAGAACAATCTTAACCCAGTCTGGAATGAAAAGCTTATGTTGTCAATTCCAGAAAATGTTCCTTCTTTAAAAGTG CTTGTCTATGACAAGGATACATTTACAACAGACGACTTCATGGGGGAAGCTGAGATTGATATCCAGCCCCTCGTTACCGCAGCAAAAGCATCTGAAAATTCAACATTTTCTGAATCAATGCCGCTTGGGAAATGGAAAGCAAGCAAAGACAACACTCTAGTTAAAGATGGCATTATCAGTCTAATGGATGGAAAGGTGAAACAGGAGATCACCGTGAAGCTTCAGAATGTTGAAAGAGGAGTACTTGAGATTGAGCTTGAATGTGTTCCTCTCACACAATAG
- the LOC107838962 gene encoding probable ADP-ribosylation factor GTPase-activating protein AGD11 isoform X5, whose protein sequence is MSIHHQGNVDSNNVSGSCLYELLQMESSANYSGLLPERRNHSSSPRHRLQRLLSESGNTFCADCGSPDPKWVSLSLGVFICIKCSGVHRSLGVHISKVLSVKLDEWTNDQVDGMIEMGGNTVANTKYEAAIPDSYRKPRPESSIEERTDFISLALDKRHCDKQSTGHRIHGIGHAFRNSWRRKESEHRSTKKSNSMAGMVEFIGLIKVNVVRGTNLAVRDVVTSDPYVILSLGSQSVKTRVIKNNLNPVWNEKLMLSIPENVPSLKVLVYDKDTFTTDDFMGEAEIDIQPLVTAAKASENSTFSESMPLGKWKASKDNTLVKDGIISLMDGKVKQEITVKLQNVERGVLEIELECVPLTQ, encoded by the exons ATGTCCATTCATCATCAGGGAAATGTTGACAGCAATAATGTTTCAG GTTCTTGCCTCTACGAACTTTTGCAAATGGAATCATCTGCAAATTATAGTGGTCTTCTACCAGAAAGACGAAATCATTCTTCAA GTCCTCGACATAGACTACAGAGGTTGTTGAGTGAATCTGGCAATACATTCTGTGCAGATTGTGGATCTCCAGATCCAAAATGGGT ATCTTTAAGTCTTGGAGTTTTTATATGTATCAAGTGCTCCGGAGTACATCGAAGCCTTGGAGTGCACATATCAAAG GTTTTATCAGTGAAGCTCGACGAGTGGACAAACGACCAGGTTGATGGTATGATAGAGATGGGTGGAAATACTGTAGCAAATACGAAGTACGAGGCTGCCATTCCTGATAGTTACAGGAAGCCCAGACCTGAGTCATCTATAGAAGAGCGTACTGACTTTATCAG TTTGGCCCTGGATAAAAGGCATTGTGATAAGCAATCCACTGGGCATCGCATCCATGGGATAGGGCATGCATTTCGCAATAGCTGGAGAAGAAAAGAATCTGAACACAGGAGCACCAAGAAAAGTAACTCAATG GCAGGTATGGTTGAGTTTATAGGATTGATAAAAGTCAATGTTGTGAGAGGGACCAACCTAGCTGTCCGTGATGTGGTAACAAGTGATCCTTACGTAATTCTCTCCTTGGGAAGCCAG TCAGTCAAGACACGTGTTATAAAGAACAATCTTAACCCAGTCTGGAATGAAAAGCTTATGTTGTCAATTCCAGAAAATGTTCCTTCTTTAAAAGTG CTTGTCTATGACAAGGATACATTTACAACAGACGACTTCATGGGGGAAGCTGAGATTGATATCCAGCCCCTCGTTACCGCAGCAAAAGCATCTGAAAATTCAACATTTTCTGAATCAATGCCGCTTGGGAAATGGAAAGCAAGCAAAGACAACACTCTAGTTAAAGATGGCATTATCAGTCTAATGGATGGAAAGGTGAAACAGGAGATCACCGTGAAGCTTCAGAATGTTGAAAGAGGAGTACTTGAGATTGAGCTTGAATGTGTTCCTCTCACACAATAG
- the LOC107838962 gene encoding probable ADP-ribosylation factor GTPase-activating protein AGD11 isoform X4 codes for MSIHHQGNVDSNNVSGSCLYELLQMESSANYSGLLPERRNHSSSPRHRLQRLLSESGNTFCADCGSPDPKWVSLSLGVFICIKCSGVHRSLGVHISKVLSVKLDEWTNDQVDGMIEMGGNTVANTKYEAAIPDSYRKPRPESSIEERTDFIRRKYELQQFLNSDVQMICPFPPSSSSHCNSLSLSCSLALDKRHCDKQSTGHRIHGIGHAFRNSWRRKESEHRSTKKSNSMAGMVEFIGLIKVNVVRGTNLAVRDVVTSDPYVILSLGSQLVYDKDTFTTDDFMGEAEIDIQPLVTAAKASENSTFSESMPLGKWKASKDNTLVKDGIISLMDGKVKQEITVKLQNVERGVLEIELECVPLTQ; via the exons ATGTCCATTCATCATCAGGGAAATGTTGACAGCAATAATGTTTCAG GTTCTTGCCTCTACGAACTTTTGCAAATGGAATCATCTGCAAATTATAGTGGTCTTCTACCAGAAAGACGAAATCATTCTTCAA GTCCTCGACATAGACTACAGAGGTTGTTGAGTGAATCTGGCAATACATTCTGTGCAGATTGTGGATCTCCAGATCCAAAATGGGT ATCTTTAAGTCTTGGAGTTTTTATATGTATCAAGTGCTCCGGAGTACATCGAAGCCTTGGAGTGCACATATCAAAG GTTTTATCAGTGAAGCTCGACGAGTGGACAAACGACCAGGTTGATGGTATGATAGAGATGGGTGGAAATACTGTAGCAAATACGAAGTACGAGGCTGCCATTCCTGATAGTTACAGGAAGCCCAGACCTGAGTCATCTATAGAAGAGCGTACTGACTTTATCAG GAGAAAATATGAGCTGCAGCAATTTCTAAACTCTGATGTACAGATGATCTGCCCCTTCCCACCATCATCATCCTCACACTGCAATTCTTTAAGCCTTTCTTGTAGTTTGGCCCTGGATAAAAGGCATTGTGATAAGCAATCCACTGGGCATCGCATCCATGGGATAGGGCATGCATTTCGCAATAGCTGGAGAAGAAAAGAATCTGAACACAGGAGCACCAAGAAAAGTAACTCAATG GCAGGTATGGTTGAGTTTATAGGATTGATAAAAGTCAATGTTGTGAGAGGGACCAACCTAGCTGTCCGTGATGTGGTAACAAGTGATCCTTACGTAATTCTCTCCTTGGGAAGCCAG CTTGTCTATGACAAGGATACATTTACAACAGACGACTTCATGGGGGAAGCTGAGATTGATATCCAGCCCCTCGTTACCGCAGCAAAAGCATCTGAAAATTCAACATTTTCTGAATCAATGCCGCTTGGGAAATGGAAAGCAAGCAAAGACAACACTCTAGTTAAAGATGGCATTATCAGTCTAATGGATGGAAAGGTGAAACAGGAGATCACCGTGAAGCTTCAGAATGTTGAAAGAGGAGTACTTGAGATTGAGCTTGAATGTGTTCCTCTCACACAATAG
- the LOC107838962 gene encoding probable ADP-ribosylation factor GTPase-activating protein AGD11 isoform X1, with product MSIHHQGNVDSNNVSGSCLYELLQMESSANYSGLLPERRNHSSSPRHRLQRLLSESGNTFCADCGSPDPKWVSLSLGVFICIKCSGVHRSLGVHISKVLSVKLDEWTNDQVDGMIEMGGNTVANTKYEAAIPDSYRKPRPESSIEERTDFIRRKYELQQFLNSDVQMICPFPPSSSSHCNSLSLSCSLALDKRHCDKQSTGHRIHGIGHAFRNSWRRKESEHRSTKKSNSMAGMVEFIGLIKVNVVRGTNLAVRDVVTSDPYVILSLGSQSVKTRVIKNNLNPVWNEKLMLSIPENVPSLKVLVYDKDTFTTDDFMGEAEIDIQPLVTAAKASENSTFSESMPLGKWKASKDNTLVKDGIISLMDGKVKQEITVKLQNVERGVLEIELECVPLTQ from the exons ATGTCCATTCATCATCAGGGAAATGTTGACAGCAATAATGTTTCAG GTTCTTGCCTCTACGAACTTTTGCAAATGGAATCATCTGCAAATTATAGTGGTCTTCTACCAGAAAGACGAAATCATTCTTCAA GTCCTCGACATAGACTACAGAGGTTGTTGAGTGAATCTGGCAATACATTCTGTGCAGATTGTGGATCTCCAGATCCAAAATGGGT ATCTTTAAGTCTTGGAGTTTTTATATGTATCAAGTGCTCCGGAGTACATCGAAGCCTTGGAGTGCACATATCAAAG GTTTTATCAGTGAAGCTCGACGAGTGGACAAACGACCAGGTTGATGGTATGATAGAGATGGGTGGAAATACTGTAGCAAATACGAAGTACGAGGCTGCCATTCCTGATAGTTACAGGAAGCCCAGACCTGAGTCATCTATAGAAGAGCGTACTGACTTTATCAG GAGAAAATATGAGCTGCAGCAATTTCTAAACTCTGATGTACAGATGATCTGCCCCTTCCCACCATCATCATCCTCACACTGCAATTCTTTAAGCCTTTCTTGTAGTTTGGCCCTGGATAAAAGGCATTGTGATAAGCAATCCACTGGGCATCGCATCCATGGGATAGGGCATGCATTTCGCAATAGCTGGAGAAGAAAAGAATCTGAACACAGGAGCACCAAGAAAAGTAACTCAATG GCAGGTATGGTTGAGTTTATAGGATTGATAAAAGTCAATGTTGTGAGAGGGACCAACCTAGCTGTCCGTGATGTGGTAACAAGTGATCCTTACGTAATTCTCTCCTTGGGAAGCCAG TCAGTCAAGACACGTGTTATAAAGAACAATCTTAACCCAGTCTGGAATGAAAAGCTTATGTTGTCAATTCCAGAAAATGTTCCTTCTTTAAAAGTG CTTGTCTATGACAAGGATACATTTACAACAGACGACTTCATGGGGGAAGCTGAGATTGATATCCAGCCCCTCGTTACCGCAGCAAAAGCATCTGAAAATTCAACATTTTCTGAATCAATGCCGCTTGGGAAATGGAAAGCAAGCAAAGACAACACTCTAGTTAAAGATGGCATTATCAGTCTAATGGATGGAAAGGTGAAACAGGAGATCACCGTGAAGCTTCAGAATGTTGAAAGAGGAGTACTTGAGATTGAGCTTGAATGTGTTCCTCTCACACAATAG
- the LOC107838962 gene encoding probable ADP-ribosylation factor GTPase-activating protein AGD11 isoform X2 encodes MESSANYSGLLPERRNHSSSPRHRLQRLLSESGNTFCADCGSPDPKWVSLSLGVFICIKCSGVHRSLGVHISKVLSVKLDEWTNDQVDGMIEMGGNTVANTKYEAAIPDSYRKPRPESSIEERTDFIRRKYELQQFLNSDVQMICPFPPSSSSHCNSLSLSCSLALDKRHCDKQSTGHRIHGIGHAFRNSWRRKESEHRSTKKSNSMAGMVEFIGLIKVNVVRGTNLAVRDVVTSDPYVILSLGSQSVKTRVIKNNLNPVWNEKLMLSIPENVPSLKVLVYDKDTFTTDDFMGEAEIDIQPLVTAAKASENSTFSESMPLGKWKASKDNTLVKDGIISLMDGKVKQEITVKLQNVERGVLEIELECVPLTQ; translated from the exons ATGGAATCATCTGCAAATTATAGTGGTCTTCTACCAGAAAGACGAAATCATTCTTCAA GTCCTCGACATAGACTACAGAGGTTGTTGAGTGAATCTGGCAATACATTCTGTGCAGATTGTGGATCTCCAGATCCAAAATGGGT ATCTTTAAGTCTTGGAGTTTTTATATGTATCAAGTGCTCCGGAGTACATCGAAGCCTTGGAGTGCACATATCAAAG GTTTTATCAGTGAAGCTCGACGAGTGGACAAACGACCAGGTTGATGGTATGATAGAGATGGGTGGAAATACTGTAGCAAATACGAAGTACGAGGCTGCCATTCCTGATAGTTACAGGAAGCCCAGACCTGAGTCATCTATAGAAGAGCGTACTGACTTTATCAG GAGAAAATATGAGCTGCAGCAATTTCTAAACTCTGATGTACAGATGATCTGCCCCTTCCCACCATCATCATCCTCACACTGCAATTCTTTAAGCCTTTCTTGTAGTTTGGCCCTGGATAAAAGGCATTGTGATAAGCAATCCACTGGGCATCGCATCCATGGGATAGGGCATGCATTTCGCAATAGCTGGAGAAGAAAAGAATCTGAACACAGGAGCACCAAGAAAAGTAACTCAATG GCAGGTATGGTTGAGTTTATAGGATTGATAAAAGTCAATGTTGTGAGAGGGACCAACCTAGCTGTCCGTGATGTGGTAACAAGTGATCCTTACGTAATTCTCTCCTTGGGAAGCCAG TCAGTCAAGACACGTGTTATAAAGAACAATCTTAACCCAGTCTGGAATGAAAAGCTTATGTTGTCAATTCCAGAAAATGTTCCTTCTTTAAAAGTG CTTGTCTATGACAAGGATACATTTACAACAGACGACTTCATGGGGGAAGCTGAGATTGATATCCAGCCCCTCGTTACCGCAGCAAAAGCATCTGAAAATTCAACATTTTCTGAATCAATGCCGCTTGGGAAATGGAAAGCAAGCAAAGACAACACTCTAGTTAAAGATGGCATTATCAGTCTAATGGATGGAAAGGTGAAACAGGAGATCACCGTGAAGCTTCAGAATGTTGAAAGAGGAGTACTTGAGATTGAGCTTGAATGTGTTCCTCTCACACAATAG
- the LOC107838962 gene encoding probable ADP-ribosylation factor GTPase-activating protein AGD11 isoform X7 gives MSIHHQGNVDSNNVSGSCLYELLQMESSANYSGLLPERRNHSSSPRHRLQRLLSESGNTFCADCGSPDPKWVSLSLGVFICIKCSGVHRSLGVHISKVLSVKLDEWTNDQVDGMIEMGGNTVANTKYEAAIPDSYRKPRPESSIEERTDFIRRKYELQQFLNSDVQMICPFPPSSSSHCNSLSLSCSLALDKRHCDKQSTGHRIHGIGHAFRNSWRRKESEHRSTKKSNSMAGMVEFIGLIKVNVVRGTNLAVRDVVTSDPYVILSLGSQHPHWKSRG, from the exons ATGTCCATTCATCATCAGGGAAATGTTGACAGCAATAATGTTTCAG GTTCTTGCCTCTACGAACTTTTGCAAATGGAATCATCTGCAAATTATAGTGGTCTTCTACCAGAAAGACGAAATCATTCTTCAA GTCCTCGACATAGACTACAGAGGTTGTTGAGTGAATCTGGCAATACATTCTGTGCAGATTGTGGATCTCCAGATCCAAAATGGGT ATCTTTAAGTCTTGGAGTTTTTATATGTATCAAGTGCTCCGGAGTACATCGAAGCCTTGGAGTGCACATATCAAAG GTTTTATCAGTGAAGCTCGACGAGTGGACAAACGACCAGGTTGATGGTATGATAGAGATGGGTGGAAATACTGTAGCAAATACGAAGTACGAGGCTGCCATTCCTGATAGTTACAGGAAGCCCAGACCTGAGTCATCTATAGAAGAGCGTACTGACTTTATCAG GAGAAAATATGAGCTGCAGCAATTTCTAAACTCTGATGTACAGATGATCTGCCCCTTCCCACCATCATCATCCTCACACTGCAATTCTTTAAGCCTTTCTTGTAGTTTGGCCCTGGATAAAAGGCATTGTGATAAGCAATCCACTGGGCATCGCATCCATGGGATAGGGCATGCATTTCGCAATAGCTGGAGAAGAAAAGAATCTGAACACAGGAGCACCAAGAAAAGTAACTCAATG GCAGGTATGGTTGAGTTTATAGGATTGATAAAAGTCAATGTTGTGAGAGGGACCAACCTAGCTGTCCGTGATGTGGTAACAAGTGATCCTTACGTAATTCTCTCCTTGGGAAGCCAG CATCCTCACTGGAAAAGCAGGGGCTGA